A window of Komagataella phaffii GS115 chromosome 1, complete sequence contains these coding sequences:
- a CDS encoding Subunit of the GINS complex (Sld5p, Psf1p, Psf2p, Psf3p), with product MDIDDILKAFDQETSRPQRSQSKLYRQDYESLKKAWINERTSPELLHYEVDLMERVLKRIRQQMEFIELNSIELQSSEEKDIKLLLVIIESELDRVNFVVRSYLRTRLDKIDKFTIYIHNEEQELKKLSPEETEYMNRHLEILVELYNKQFLSKLPESLHTLDDTSGGISMIESPELSKSVFIRVLKDIEIPIVIGGEEIDMKQDEIYVLSYRLVKDLIQAEEVALI from the coding sequence ATGGATATCGACGATATTCTCAAAGCATTTGACCAAGAAACTTCAAGACCACAACGATCACAAAGTAAACTCTACCGCCAGGACTATGAATCGCTCAAGAAAGCATGGATAAATGAAAGGACTTCGCCTGAATTATTGCATTACGAAGTAGATCTCATGGAACGTGTACTGAAGCGAATCCGACAACAGATGGAATTCATAGAACTAAACTCCATAGAATTGCAAAGCTCGGAGGAAAAAGATATCAAGTTATTGTTAGTCATAATAGAAAGTGAATTAGATAGAGTCAACTTCGTGGTTCGAAGTTACTTGAGGACTCGATTAGATAAAATTGACAAATTTACCATTTACATCCATAATGAGGAGcaagagttgaagaaactATCCCCTGAAGAAACGGAATATATGAATAGGCATTTGGAGATCCTGGTAGAGCTGTACAATAAGCAATTTCTCAGTAAACTGCCCGAATCTTTACACACACTTGACGATACCAGCGGAGGGATATCCATGATAGAAAGTCCGGAGTTGTCCAAGAGCGTGTTTATCAGAGTGTTGAAGGATATTGAGATACCAATTGTTATTGGAGGCGAAGAGATTGATATGAAGCAAGATGAGATTTACGTGCTGAGTTATAGGTTAGTCAAGGACCTTATTCaagcagaagaagttgCCCTTATATGA
- a CDS encoding Delta subunit of the central stalk of mitochondrial F1F0 ATP synthase: MFRQSIRSITRGANLMAKRTYAEAAATSDVLKVSLALPHETIIDNKEAAQVNLPGASGELGVLANHVPIVEELKPGVVEVLDSAGKSDKYFISGGVASIQPNSKLSISTIEAFTLDSFSAEEINRLLAESQKNVSSADEAVAAEAAIEVEVLEALQAVVKK, encoded by the coding sequence ATGTTCAGACAATCGATTAGAAGCATTACTAGAGGAGCCAATTTGATGGCCAAGAGAACTTACGCTGAGGCCGCTGCCACTAGCGATGTTCTCAAGGTTTCTTTGGCTCTGCCTCATGAGACTATAATTGACAATAAGGAGGCTGCCCAAGTCAACCTACCTGGTGCCTCTGGTGAACTGGGTGTTTTAGCTAACCACGTTCCTATCGTCGAGGAATTAAAACCAGGTGTCGTAGAGGTTCTTGACTCTGCTGGAAAGTCTGACAAGTATTTCATTTCTGGTGGTGTCGCTTCTATTCAACCAAATTCCAAGTTGTCTATCTCAACCATTGAAGCTTTCACTTTGGACTCTTTCTCTGCCGAGGAGATCAACCGCTTGTTAGCTGAGTCCCAAAAGAATGTATCCTCTGCTGACGAAGCTGTTGCTGCCGAGGCCGCCATTGAAGTTGAGGTTTTGGAGGCTTTACAGGCTGTTGTAAAGAAATAG